In Lysinibacillus sp. FSL M8-0337, the following proteins share a genomic window:
- a CDS encoding glycine-rich domain-containing protein, with product MSTNTPNYNLEKPNEEEFYDVNVQNGNMDKIDSALKTLAVEVASGVSQEDLTAIDTKLDGINQGVDEINGKSDQIKQGVDNISAQIANANTKLDKLGNTVGTAIFDTNGSYSWTCPDGVRKVWLTIFGGGGGGGGGGANTASVGGGGGAYIYRLATNVVPGNGYPIVVGNGGSGAPSMGASQSVNAGAGGTSSAMGFSCLGGWGAQYIAGSQNHLPGRGGASTSWYSVRGADGGGGIANQSGGNGGKGLVIIEW from the coding sequence ATGTCAACAAACACACCTAATTACAACTTAGAAAAACCGAATGAAGAGGAATTTTATGACGTTAATGTACAGAATGGCAACATGGATAAAATCGATAGCGCATTAAAGACACTGGCTGTAGAAGTTGCAAGTGGTGTGTCACAAGAAGATTTAACTGCAATTGATACTAAACTTGATGGCATTAATCAAGGTGTTGATGAAATTAACGGCAAGTCAGACCAAATCAAACAAGGCGTAGACAACATAAGTGCACAAATTGCAAACGCAAATACAAAACTAGACAAATTAGGTAATACAGTTGGGACTGCAATTTTCGATACTAATGGAAGCTACAGTTGGACGTGCCCAGATGGTGTCAGAAAAGTGTGGTTAACCATTTTCGGTGGCGGAGGCGGAGGCGGGGGTGGAGGTGCAAATACCGCGTCCGTTGGCGGAGGTGGAGGTGCTTATATTTATCGCTTGGCAACAAACGTAGTGCCTGGTAACGGATATCCTATAGTAGTAGGTAATGGCGGAAGTGGCGCGCCATCTATGGGTGCTTCTCAGTCAGTAAATGCTGGCGCAGGCGGCACGTCATCTGCAATGGGATTTAGTTGTTTAGGAGGTTGGGGGGCGCAATATATAGCTGGATCACAAAACCATCTTCCTGGTAGAGGTGGTGCATCTACTAGTTGGTATTCTGTAAGGGGCGCGGACGGCGGAGGTGGTATCGCGAACCAATCTGGCGGAAATGGCGGCAAAGGATTAGTAATCATTGAATGGTAG
- a CDS encoding phage scaffolding protein: MTKEQLMALGLSEEQATKIIDGFGTMIPKSRFDEVNDAKKQLEKDVADRDEQLEGLKKSASATDDLKAQIEKLQGENTTAKEHYEAEVKQLKLDGAVERALLGAKAKNIKAVKALLNLEDAELDGDDVKGLTDQIKALQEGEDSKFLFESTIETNRQQQWRGFKPAEKGEMGGNETAPTSLSDAVQSHFSKN; this comes from the coding sequence ATGACAAAAGAACAACTGATGGCTTTAGGATTAAGTGAGGAACAAGCGACAAAGATTATCGACGGTTTTGGCACAATGATTCCTAAAAGTCGTTTTGATGAGGTTAACGATGCTAAAAAGCAACTTGAAAAGGACGTAGCAGATCGTGATGAACAACTTGAAGGATTAAAGAAGTCAGCTAGTGCAACTGATGACCTTAAAGCCCAAATTGAAAAACTACAAGGTGAAAATACAACTGCTAAGGAGCATTATGAGGCAGAAGTGAAACAATTAAAGTTAGATGGGGCTGTAGAACGTGCATTGCTTGGTGCTAAGGCCAAAAATATTAAAGCCGTTAAAGCATTATTAAATTTAGAGGATGCGGAGTTAGATGGTGATGATGTTAAGGGGCTAACTGATCAGATTAAAGCATTACAAGAAGGAGAGGATTCGAAATTCCTTTTCGAAAGCACTATAGAAACAAATAGACAGCAACAATGGAGAGGCTTTAAGCCAGCCGAAAAAGGTGAAATGGGAGGGAATGAAACTGCACCAACTTCATTATCGGATGCAGTGCAATCTCACTTCTCTAAAAACTAA
- a CDS encoding major capsid protein, whose protein sequence is MAVTLAQAKLNVQDDLQVGVIDEFAKSNFLFNALTFDDVVSPTGGGATLTYGYTRLKTQPTAAFRAVNSEYTSSEVEKERITTDLAVFGGAFKIDRIIANMGGIVDEVTLQMQQKIKAASALFNDTVIKGDTGVEANGFDGLEKALTGSSTEYEPSAIIDLSTSDLVTTNYAKFLDELDEFLMGLDGKPNFIGGNLKLIAKIRAAARRAGMYQMSQNEFGQNVETYNGIPLVDFGAKPGSNQSVVDIEVDGTTSLYVARLGLDGFHAISMAGQSPVNTWLPDYKTAGAVKTGEVEMVAGVALKATKAAGVMRKIKVQ, encoded by the coding sequence ATGGCAGTAACATTAGCACAAGCTAAATTAAACGTACAAGATGATTTACAGGTAGGTGTTATTGATGAATTCGCAAAATCAAATTTCCTGTTCAATGCTCTTACATTCGATGATGTTGTTTCTCCTACTGGTGGCGGTGCAACACTCACATATGGTTATACACGATTGAAAACACAACCAACGGCTGCGTTCCGTGCAGTAAACAGTGAGTACACTTCAAGTGAAGTAGAGAAAGAGCGTATTACCACAGATTTAGCTGTATTCGGTGGTGCTTTCAAAATTGACCGTATTATCGCTAATATGGGTGGCATTGTGGATGAAGTGACGTTACAAATGCAACAAAAGATTAAAGCAGCATCCGCACTATTTAATGACACTGTTATCAAGGGTGATACAGGTGTTGAAGCAAATGGTTTCGATGGATTAGAAAAAGCATTGACGGGCTCATCCACTGAATATGAACCTTCTGCAATTATTGACCTATCAACTTCTGATTTAGTGACGACGAACTATGCGAAATTCTTAGATGAGCTGGATGAGTTCTTAATGGGCTTAGATGGTAAGCCTAATTTCATTGGTGGTAATTTAAAACTGATTGCTAAGATTCGTGCAGCGGCTCGACGTGCTGGGATGTATCAAATGTCTCAAAATGAATTTGGACAAAATGTAGAGACTTATAACGGCATTCCATTAGTGGACTTCGGTGCAAAGCCAGGCTCCAATCAGAGTGTTGTAGATATTGAGGTAGATGGTACAACATCGTTATATGTAGCTCGTTTAGGATTAGATGGTTTCCATGCTATCTCAATGGCAGGACAATCACCAGTCAATACATGGCTCCCAGACTATAAAACTGCAGGTGCAGTGAAAACAGGTGAAGTAGAAATGGTTGCAGGTGTGGCTTTAAAGGCTACAAAAGCAGCAGGTGTAATGCGAAAAATTAAAGTGCAATAA
- a CDS encoding baseplate J/gp47 family protein, which produces MAEPFNLDTTFEELMARKLAGIDDSLDKREVTSLVYNATAANSVETVQMLFTLKNFIDMVFADTSPREYLIRRAAERGLKPLEATYAKRKGVFNIDVPIGSRFSLDDLNYEVIERITQGQFILRCETAGNVGNLFSGQLIPINYINNLETAILTDVLIPGDDEEETEAFRTRYFNSFESTAFGGNRADYKEKVGQLPGVGGVRVYRAWNGGGTVKLVIINSQYEKPTQTLIDEVQKAVDPLENQGEGVGTAPIDHIVTVFGVSETLIHITLNITYQAGWTWTDIESQVQKVIDDYFKELAEEWAKANSYEEDNAGVVVRVSQIEYRLLGVTGVLDIANTQLNGSQSNIALDVESIPKRGVVSG; this is translated from the coding sequence ATGGCCGAACCATTTAATTTAGATACGACCTTTGAAGAACTGATGGCTCGAAAACTAGCAGGCATCGATGATTCTCTTGATAAGCGTGAAGTCACGTCGTTAGTGTATAACGCAACCGCAGCTAATAGTGTTGAAACCGTTCAAATGCTATTCACTTTGAAGAATTTTATCGACATGGTATTTGCTGATACTTCACCGCGTGAGTATTTAATTCGACGTGCTGCAGAACGTGGTTTAAAGCCTCTTGAAGCTACTTATGCAAAACGAAAAGGTGTATTTAATATCGACGTTCCAATCGGTAGTCGTTTTAGTTTGGACGATTTGAATTATGAAGTTATTGAACGGATTACACAGGGGCAATTCATATTGAGATGTGAAACTGCTGGTAATGTCGGTAATTTGTTTTCAGGTCAACTTATACCGATTAACTATATTAACAATTTAGAAACGGCTATATTAACCGATGTTTTGATACCTGGAGACGATGAAGAAGAAACAGAAGCATTTCGTACGCGCTATTTCAATAGCTTTGAATCCACCGCATTTGGAGGCAATCGAGCTGACTATAAAGAAAAGGTAGGTCAATTACCTGGTGTTGGTGGTGTACGTGTTTATCGTGCATGGAATGGTGGAGGGACAGTTAAGTTAGTCATTATTAACTCTCAATACGAAAAACCAACACAAACACTAATTGATGAAGTACAAAAGGCTGTTGACCCTTTGGAAAATCAGGGTGAGGGCGTAGGGACGGCTCCGATAGATCACATAGTAACCGTGTTTGGCGTAAGCGAAACGCTCATTCATATTACACTGAATATCACGTATCAAGCAGGTTGGACTTGGACAGATATTGAGAGTCAAGTACAGAAGGTGATTGATGATTATTTCAAAGAGTTAGCAGAAGAATGGGCCAAGGCAAACAGTTATGAAGAAGATAACGCTGGTGTAGTAGTTCGTGTCTCGCAAATTGAATACCGATTGCTAGGTGTAACAGGTGTGCTTGATATTGCAAATACGCAATTAAATGGCAGTCAATCCAATATCGCACTAGATGTTGAGTCTATTCCGAAACGAGGTGTTGTAAGTGGTTAG
- a CDS encoding putative phage tail protein: MVREVDIISYLPSVLHETKEIVAMANAEKPVLEALWQEIENTLNNQFVVTADEKGASRYEKMLKLSVPATDSIETRRFRILARYQEQAPYTNRVLKQLLDSLLGEGKYELKLDVAAKTLSVKIELTVKGMFDAVVIMLERITPQNMILSVELRYNQHSLLKKYTHAQLKAFTHKQIREEVMQ, from the coding sequence GTGGTTAGAGAGGTAGACATCATCAGCTATTTACCGTCTGTTCTACATGAAACTAAAGAAATCGTTGCCATGGCAAATGCTGAAAAGCCTGTATTAGAAGCGTTATGGCAAGAAATCGAAAACACATTAAACAATCAATTTGTCGTAACAGCAGATGAGAAGGGTGCTAGTCGATATGAGAAAATGCTTAAACTAAGCGTTCCTGCAACTGATTCCATCGAGACACGTCGATTCCGTATTTTAGCTCGTTATCAAGAGCAAGCACCTTACACAAATCGGGTATTGAAACAATTGCTTGATAGCCTATTAGGCGAGGGAAAATATGAATTGAAACTGGATGTAGCAGCTAAGACGCTAAGTGTAAAAATCGAATTGACAGTGAAAGGCATGTTTGATGCAGTGGTCATCATGCTAGAACGTATTACACCTCAAAACATGATTTTATCCGTCGAATTACGATACAACCAACATTCCTTACTAAAAAAATACACTCATGCTCAATTAAAAGCATTTACACATAAACAAATCAGAGAGGAAGTGATGCAATAA
- a CDS encoding minor capsid protein: MAKSRTYWQKRFEMLANAEMSKGETYYKDLEQIYRDTLKAIEKDITYWYLRFADNNEITFAEAKKWIKGADLEEFKWDVHEYIRRGEEYGINAAWAKELENASARVHISRLESIKLQTQQHVEALYGTQIEGVERLAKEVYQSAYYHTAYEVQAGYGVGYSLHSIDANQLKMMVSKPWTTDGATFSTRIWRAKDELVSVLHRELTQATIRGESLNNVITKIAKQFDVCTNKAGRLVMTESAFFASAGQQQAYKDLDVERYEIVSALDNRTSAICRELDGKVLPMSDYAPGITAPPFHAWCRTVTVPYFDDNYGERAASKGNSSDPDDVYYIPSNMTYNEWFRLYGVKQT, translated from the coding sequence AGGGTGAGACTTATTACAAAGATTTAGAGCAAATATACCGTGACACGCTAAAGGCAATTGAAAAGGACATTACCTATTGGTATTTACGCTTTGCAGATAATAATGAGATTACCTTTGCGGAAGCCAAGAAGTGGATTAAAGGCGCTGATTTAGAAGAGTTCAAGTGGGATGTTCATGAGTACATTCGACGTGGTGAGGAATACGGCATTAATGCAGCATGGGCAAAAGAGCTTGAGAATGCATCTGCACGTGTTCATATTTCAAGGTTAGAATCTATTAAGTTACAAACACAACAGCACGTAGAAGCACTGTATGGAACACAAATTGAAGGTGTTGAACGTCTTGCAAAGGAAGTATACCAGTCAGCGTATTACCACACAGCTTATGAAGTACAGGCTGGTTATGGAGTCGGTTATAGTTTACATTCTATTGACGCAAATCAATTAAAGATGATGGTTTCTAAGCCGTGGACTACAGATGGAGCAACCTTTAGTACACGTATATGGCGGGCTAAGGATGAGTTAGTTAGTGTGCTGCATAGAGAACTAACACAAGCTACAATACGTGGTGAGTCACTAAATAATGTTATAACAAAAATAGCCAAACAGTTTGATGTTTGTACGAATAAGGCAGGTCGTCTTGTAATGACGGAATCTGCTTTTTTTGCGTCTGCTGGTCAACAACAGGCTTATAAAGATTTAGATGTAGAGCGCTATGAAATAGTATCTGCATTAGACAATCGTACAAGTGCTATATGTAGAGAACTAGACGGGAAAGTACTACCGATGAGTGATTATGCACCAGGTATTACAGCACCACCATTTCATGCTTGGTGTCGAACAGTTACCGTACCTTATTTTGATGACAACTATGGTGAACGTGCTGCAAGTAAAGGGAATAGTAGTGATCCAGATGATGTGTATTACATTCCTTCAAATATGACTTATAACGAGTGGTTCCGTTTATACGGTGTTAAGCAAACGTGA